From one Micromonospora siamensis genomic stretch:
- a CDS encoding winged helix-turn-helix domain-containing protein: MSEAAYLQVARDIREQVSSGQLKPGDKLPSFAALCEHYEVSNTVIRAAMLLLKAEGLIDGRQGKGVYIANPLPR; encoded by the coding sequence ATGTCTGAAGCCGCCTACCTACAGGTAGCCCGGGATATCCGCGAGCAGGTCAGCTCCGGCCAGTTGAAGCCGGGCGACAAGCTGCCGTCGTTTGCCGCCCTTTGCGAGCACTACGAGGTCAGCAACACCGTGATCCGGGCCGCCATGCTGCTGCTCAAGGCCGAAGGGCTGATCGACGGCCGGCAAGGCAAGGGCGTCTACATCGCCAACCCGCTTCCCAGGTAA
- a CDS encoding helix-turn-helix domain-containing protein produces MYHSAIKNLMPDARRQLASRLRAMRLARFLTQHDLSERSGLGRATIARIEAGVTAPRMRTVRALAQALDVAPGELVPDPESLWREGL; encoded by the coding sequence ATGTATCATTCCGCCATCAAGAACTTGATGCCGGACGCAAGACGTCAGCTCGCTAGCCGCCTACGAGCCATGCGGCTGGCGCGATTCCTGACGCAGCACGACCTATCCGAGCGCTCCGGCCTGGGCCGCGCGACGATTGCAAGGATTGAGGCCGGCGTTACGGCCCCGAGGATGAGGACCGTCCGGGCCCTCGCCCAAGCCCTGGATGTCGCTCCCGGGGAGCTGGTCCCTGACCCAGAGTCACTGTGGCGAGAGGGGCTTTAG
- a CDS encoding DNA-methyltransferase, protein MTADVEPSRLQPQVLPLFADRTPRVVDSDEAFGDKAAEVPGPDTAGLPAPTQRVIVGDARKIDLPDASVDLIVTSPPYWKKRDYGHADQIGLEDTPQGFVSSIMDCFQEWRRLLRPTGSIFLNVGDTYYKRSLMGIPGRIEAAAMDNGWLVRNRIIWAKEKGQGMPEPAKNRLANRHEYIIHFSPRTNYYYDLFGYSAEYGNGANPGDVWTMGLDRNMGAHLAPYPRELVRRAIVLACPPTVCTTCGVPPERVVARTARLDPSRPQAKRAMQLAVEKGLTEAHIAAIQATGVSDAGKALSFQTGTGRNSKSVQTLAREAKEALGGYFREFTFAKKITTGWTSCGHEGRTRGVVLDPFMGTGTTLQVALQTGRDAIGVDLNPIAPEVG, encoded by the coding sequence ATGACTGCTGACGTTGAGCCCTCGCGACTCCAGCCCCAGGTACTGCCGCTCTTTGCCGATCGGACCCCACGTGTTGTTGACTCGGACGAGGCCTTCGGCGACAAAGCAGCCGAGGTCCCGGGACCTGACACCGCTGGCCTACCTGCGCCCACCCAACGAGTGATCGTTGGCGACGCGCGCAAGATCGATCTGCCCGACGCTAGTGTCGATCTGATCGTCACCTCGCCGCCGTACTGGAAAAAGCGTGACTACGGTCATGCGGACCAGATTGGCCTTGAAGACACTCCCCAAGGCTTTGTCTCCTCAATCATGGACTGCTTCCAGGAATGGCGCCGGCTACTGCGGCCAACGGGTTCGATCTTCCTCAACGTCGGCGACACCTACTACAAGCGTTCGCTCATGGGTATCCCGGGTCGTATCGAGGCAGCAGCGATGGACAACGGTTGGTTAGTCCGGAATCGAATCATCTGGGCCAAGGAGAAGGGTCAGGGGATGCCGGAACCCGCCAAGAATCGCTTGGCGAACCGGCATGAGTACATCATTCATTTCAGCCCGCGCACGAACTATTACTACGACCTTTTTGGCTACTCTGCGGAGTACGGTAATGGTGCAAACCCGGGTGACGTCTGGACTATGGGACTTGATAGGAACATGGGCGCTCACCTTGCTCCCTATCCGCGAGAGTTGGTGCGCCGAGCCATCGTCCTAGCCTGCCCTCCGACGGTCTGCACGACCTGCGGCGTCCCGCCTGAGCGGGTCGTCGCAAGGACCGCGCGGCTCGACCCCAGTCGGCCTCAAGCCAAGCGAGCAATGCAGCTCGCGGTTGAGAAGGGTCTCACCGAAGCTCACATTGCAGCGATCCAGGCCACAGGAGTCTCGGATGCCGGCAAGGCACTTTCTTTTCAGACCGGCACTGGTCGCAATTCCAAGTCAGTCCAAACCCTCGCTAGGGAGGCAAAGGAAGCGCTCGGCGGGTATTTCCGAGAGTTCACGTTTGCCAAAAAGATCACGACCGGTTGGACTAGCTGCGGACACGAAGGGCGAACCCGGGGCGTAGTCCTCGACCCATTCATGGGAACCGGCACAACCCTGCAAGTTGCCTTGCAGACCGGGCGAGACGCGATCGGGGTCGATTTGAATCCAATCGCCCCTGAGGTCGGCTAA
- a CDS encoding AAA family ATPase: MDPGRTAKGEKALFVEPRRSPEYLNTLQKVVPHKKRIPPLELAIWRYRFGVPSHVGNREDLLAALAEELHLSGQETELVFDELPLFLDDDPELGEVWPPEELAELLSAPKTPPPVAMPELEPPRDEPEAEEEDYRRLSAYATLPLESADVDALIGRVEAAVQARGLLMPDPSLMEQCVLALLTGHLVLQGPPGTGKTTLARALAEAFDCTSELQTATADWSTYDVIGGLQPGVGDGDQEVLRPWLGHVPRAALRCARTARAHEQDPADEPNQAHWLIIDEFSRAQIDKAIGGLYTVLGGSGEQTLELWFESDPGRKVVPFPRRFRIVATMNDVDASFVYDFSQGLSRRFQFVYVGVPHQNDIGSEVDAALAHAATWLAAEYPDQAGTRDDVALLEAWQANPDIQGSLGLLKEVIARVRYPAAGATGGGWPLGTAQVADVLRRLVLRVNSSGDLMPVLDSALADRIVPQMSGAKPVVLQGLIEWLHAEHSVELARTIRAAEHLRDTSATA, from the coding sequence TTGGATCCGGGCAGAACGGCCAAGGGTGAGAAGGCTCTCTTTGTCGAGCCGAGACGGAGCCCGGAGTATCTGAACACCTTGCAGAAGGTTGTCCCGCACAAGAAGCGGATTCCGCCGCTGGAGCTTGCGATCTGGCGATACCGCTTTGGTGTTCCTAGTCACGTAGGGAACAGGGAGGATCTGCTCGCCGCCCTGGCCGAGGAGCTCCACCTTTCCGGCCAGGAGACCGAGCTGGTGTTCGACGAGCTGCCACTCTTCCTGGACGATGACCCGGAGTTGGGGGAAGTTTGGCCGCCCGAAGAGCTCGCCGAACTCCTCTCAGCTCCCAAGACTCCGCCGCCAGTAGCAATGCCTGAGTTAGAGCCGCCGCGGGACGAGCCTGAAGCCGAGGAGGAAGACTACCGACGCCTCAGCGCCTATGCCACGCTTCCTTTGGAAAGTGCCGATGTCGACGCCCTGATCGGTCGCGTCGAAGCTGCGGTGCAAGCCCGCGGTCTACTAATGCCTGATCCCTCCCTTATGGAGCAGTGCGTGCTTGCCCTGCTCACCGGGCACCTCGTGCTACAGGGCCCCCCCGGCACCGGCAAGACGACACTCGCCCGTGCACTCGCGGAGGCTTTCGATTGCACCAGCGAGTTGCAGACTGCCACCGCAGACTGGAGCACCTACGACGTGATTGGCGGCCTCCAGCCCGGCGTAGGGGACGGAGATCAAGAGGTTCTACGCCCGTGGCTGGGGCATGTACCCCGTGCTGCACTGCGTTGCGCTCGGACCGCACGAGCTCACGAGCAGGACCCAGCGGACGAGCCAAACCAGGCACATTGGTTGATCATTGACGAATTCAGCCGTGCGCAAATCGACAAGGCCATCGGTGGCCTTTATACCGTGCTGGGCGGCAGCGGTGAGCAGACGCTGGAGCTCTGGTTCGAGAGCGATCCCGGGCGAAAGGTGGTCCCATTTCCCCGAAGATTCCGCATCGTCGCGACGATGAACGACGTTGACGCCTCTTTTGTCTACGACTTCTCACAGGGCCTCAGCCGCCGGTTCCAATTCGTTTACGTGGGTGTTCCTCATCAGAATGACATCGGTTCCGAGGTCGACGCTGCCTTGGCACATGCGGCGACTTGGCTGGCCGCCGAGTACCCAGATCAGGCAGGTACCCGTGATGACGTTGCACTCCTCGAAGCCTGGCAGGCTAACCCTGATATCCAAGGGTCCCTCGGGCTGCTAAAGGAAGTGATTGCTCGTGTCCGCTACCCTGCAGCCGGGGCGACGGGCGGAGGCTGGCCACTAGGCACTGCTCAGGTCGCTGACGTACTTCGCCGACTTGTCCTCCGCGTCAACAGTAGCGGAGACCTAATGCCGGTGCTCGACTCCGCGCTAGCCGACCGGATCGTCCCGCAGATGAGCGGGGCCAAGCCTGTCGTCCTTCAAGGCCTGATCGAGTGGCTTCACGCCGAGCATTCGGTTGAATTGGCACGCACAATTCGAGCTGCGGAACACCTACGCGACACCTCGGCTACGGCATGA